In Plasmodium vivax chromosome 14, whole genome shotgun sequence, the genomic window CAGAGCATCCTGAATGAAGAGCTGCAGAAGATCAACCAGTTCACGCGGGGGGTGATAGCGGAGTGGTACGGCGACGCGAGGGGGTGCCTGGACAGGCTAGACAGGGTGGAGGAGCAGCACGGGGTGGGAAAGCAGCACGAGGCGGAAGAGCCGCCCCCCCCGGAGCTGCCCCAAATTGGggagaagctgaaggagCTGGGACAAACGCTGCAATTTCTGGAGAGCTACCGAATAGTTAATTTCAGAGGGTTCACCAAGATTaccaaaaaatttgataagCACAATGAGGAGGTTGTGAGTTCCTCCTTCTACATCAGCGTGGTGCTCAGAAGCTTCTTCATGAGCTACGATGTGAATCTGCTGGTGTGCATCTTATCTCTTTGCTATAAGCGCTATCGGGGGGTTAGAAGTTTGGCACTTGAGGAGGAGCTCTCCACGGGGGGGTCGACTCTCCATCGGTTAGCGGCCACGGAGAAGAGCCTTCCTCAGGGGGAAACCCCTTCAAGGGAAACCCACCCCAAAGGGACGAGCACACCCAACTTGGAGGGGAAAGCCCCAAAGGGGTCACCCCCAAGGGGAGAACCACACGCTAGCCCCTCTCCCACCTCTCCCAACGAACGCGCGCAACCCCCAGTCGAGGGGGAAAACCCAAAAAAGGCCTCCAATCACACCAAGTATATAGTAAAGGCCCAAGACCTCATGAGTGCCAAAATAGAAATCAGCAAATACTACTCCTTCCACTGGTACCATTTGAAGGAAGACGAGTTGATGCCTCCTCTGGAAAAGTTCTTAGAATTAATCTCAGCTTCAAAAATACAGAACGATCTCACAACCATCTACTTTGACGACTGTACACTCAGCAGGTACCACTCATGTGTCAACCGGAGTAGCCACCACGGGAGGAGTAGCCACTCGGTTAGGTTGCGATGCTATAGCTACGTAGATGCACAGAAGGAGTGCACCAAAACGGTCTTCCAGCATTTTAATGTATATGAACCCAGCTGTGACCCTAATGAGAAATACATTTTCGCTAAAGAAGTCCCCCAGGAGGACCTCAAAATAACTTGCGTCGACGATTTGTATggtgtgaagaagaagagaggCTCCTCCAGTGGGTCCCATTCCACGCAGGGTGCGGACTCTACACATGTGCAGCACTACCAGAAGTGCATCCGAGAGATTGAGAGGCACAAACTAAGCAGCTGCCTCAAAAGCAGGTGGAACAGAATCCACTTCGGCGACGACAATGTGAGTGGCTATATCGATGAGAATATATGCTACTGGGTGCACACAGATAAGGGGGCCATTCACGGGTGTGAGGAGGTCGACTCGGTGGAAGGGGACCACAGTGATTTGGACCAACTGGAGGAAGCAGAGCGGATTGGCAGCCCCCCAAGTGGGGGGAACCTCAAAACGCGCAGCGACGAAGAAGGAACCGCCATTAccaaggggaggagaaagTACGCCTACTTCGACTACGCAGTGATTGACATCAGCGTAAAGGACCCCTCCAGCGGGGACTTCTCCGTGCAGCTGAGCAACCTAGGGGTTGCTAAAGAAATATGGGGGTTCTCTCCCTACGTGCAAGGCATCTCTATGCTGTACCCCCACCGCATCTCGACAGCCCCCCACTGGCGCATCTTCACGCACCCCGAGTGggcaaaggggaggaagaagcgggtgAGGAAgatgcagaagggggagatagtcgtgggggggggaagaagcaaaggcGGGGCACTGCAAAAGCAGAATGAAAAACACAAGGGGGAAACCCCCCAAGGCAGAAACAGCAACCAGTCAGCTTTCCCCCAAGAGGACGTCGACTCAGACCTCAGCTCCAGCGAAAACACAACCGAGTACCCCGAACGGAGGGAGAATCCCCGCAGTGGGAAGAAGGACGAGCGGAAAAAGGGAATCACCTACACGGGTGCATCTGCAAGAATTGCCCACGAGAGCGAAGTGATGTTTAGAAACGAAGTCGAA contains:
- a CDS encoding hypothetical protein, conserved (encoded by transcript PVX_124150A); the protein is MKFSKKLQERAHPKYREHYIAYKELKKAIRLITGKDTSTFTIKEVTSNFGSTRALSGAEYQSAESRFQSILNEELQKINQFTRGVIAEWYGDARGCLDRLDRVEEQHGVGKQHEAEEPPPPELPQIGEKLKELGQTLQFLESYRIVNFRGFTKITKKFDKHNEEVVSSSFYISVVLRSFFMSYDVNLLVCILSLCYKRYRGVRSLALEEELSTGGSTLHRLAATEKSLPQGETPSRETHPKGTSTPNLEGKAPKGSPPRGEPHASPSPTSPNERAQPPVEGENPKKASNHTKYIVKAQDLMSAKIEISKYYSFHWYHLKEDELMPPLEKFLELISASKIQNDLTTIYFDDCTLSRYHSCVNRSSHHGRSSHSVRLRCYSYVDAQKECTKTVFQHFNVYEPSCDPNEKYIFAKEVPQEDLKITCVDDLYGVKKKRGSSSGSHSTQGADSTHVQHYQKCIREIERHKLSSCLKSRWNRIHFGDDNVSGYIDENICYWVHTDKGAIHGCEEVDSVEGDHSDLDQLEEAERIGSPPSGGNLKTRSDEEGTAITKGRRKYAYFDYAVIDISVKDPSSGDFSVQLSNLGVAKEIWGFSPYVQGISMLYPHRISTAPHWRIFTHPEWAKGRKKRVRKMQKGEIVVGGGRSKGGALQKQNEKHKGETPQGRNSNQSAFPQEDVDSDLSSSENTTEYPERRENPRSGKKDERKKGITYTGASARIAHESEVMFRNEVERNKPASARHINLHIDSAGSGDYRNNGGSYIRGARSGDSSSNWKRSHQREKQLTIGQTRVGQSLVGQTRVGQTRVGQTLLGDNNLYEPLLDPLEETTPSKGKKSPSCRITSFFKKIFFCENKIVERKRPKTAVVRVEPKTFFANERTLLQWLNTSVLLSTISITLLNFSNSYGFASGVIMAPVAIFFILYSFHIYLKRAEALINKEPINYTDKVGPGVLVITLTFALSTVVLLNIYSRLKGEV